CCGCGCTGCGGCAGATCGCCTACTACAAGGACCGGAGCCGTCAAGACCCGCGGCGCGTCATGGCCTATCGCAACGCCGCCGACATCGTCGAGGGCCTCGATGAGACGGCGCGGGAGCGACACGGCCAGGCCAACAGCTGGCAGTCGCTGCCGGGCATCGGCCCCAAGACCGCGAAAGTCATCGCCCAGGCCTGGTCTGGACGCGAGCCCGACGTCCTGGTCGAATTGCGCGCTGCCGCAGAGGATCTCGGCGGGGGAGAGGTCCGTGCCGCGTTGCGCGGGGATCTGCACCTGCATTCGAACTGGTCGGACGGTTCGGCGCCGATCGAGGAGATGATGGGCACCGCCGCGGCGCTGGGCCATGAGTACTGCGCGCTGACCGACCACTCACCGCGGCTGACGATCGCCAACGGCCTGTCGCCGGACCGGTTGCGCAAGCAGCTCGACGTGATCGACGAGCTGCGCGAGCAGTTCGCGCCGCTGCGCATCCTTACCGGGATCGAGGTCGACATCCTCGAAGACGGCAGCCTGGACCAGGAACCCGAGCTGCTGGACCGCCTGGACATCGTGGTGGCCAGCGTGCACTCGAAGCTGTCGATGGATTCCGCCGCGATGACGCGACGGATGGTGCGCGCCGTTTCCGACCGCCACACCGATGTGCTGGGCCACTGCACGGGAAGGCTGGTCGCCGGCAACCGTGGCATCCGACCCGAATCGAAATTCGATGCCGAGGCTGTGTTCACCGCCTGTCGTGACCATGGCACCGCGGTGGAGATCAACTCCCGTCCCGAGCGCCGAGACCCGCCGACCCGCCTGCTCAACCTCGCGCGCGACATCGGCTGCGTGTTCAGCATCGACACCGACGCGCACGCGCCCGGCCAGTTGGACTTCCTCGGCTTCGGCGCCCAACGCGCGCAGGACGCGGGTGTTCCGGTTGACCGGATCGTCAACACCTGG
This is a stretch of genomic DNA from Mycobacterium lacus. It encodes these proteins:
- a CDS encoding PHP domain-containing protein yields the protein MDPVTALRQIAYYKDRSRQDPRRVMAYRNAADIVEGLDETARERHGQANSWQSLPGIGPKTAKVIAQAWSGREPDVLVELRAAAEDLGGGEVRAALRGDLHLHSNWSDGSAPIEEMMGTAAALGHEYCALTDHSPRLTIANGLSPDRLRKQLDVIDELREQFAPLRILTGIEVDILEDGSLDQEPELLDRLDIVVASVHSKLSMDSAAMTRRMVRAVSDRHTDVLGHCTGRLVAGNRGIRPESKFDAEAVFTACRDHGTAVEINSRPERRDPPTRLLNLARDIGCVFSIDTDAHAPGQLDFLGFGAQRAQDAGVPVDRIVNTWPADKLLAWTGSN